Proteins encoded in a region of the Rhodococcus sp. SBT000017 genome:
- a CDS encoding ArsO family NAD(P)H-dependent flavin-containing monooxygenase: MTSEVVVIGGGQAGLAAGYYLRRAGVDFVILDDQTHAGGSWQEYWPSLHLFSPAEYSRLPGWPMPPWHSGFPPASHVVDYLRAYEKKYELPVRRPVDVKSVHRTTDGYRVDTDGDSYCATTIINATGTWSRPFWPSYPGMRQFAGPQLHAADYRVPDPFAGKRVGIVGGGNSAAQILAEISTVADTAWFTNREPRFLPDDVDGRVLFDVASDRARALAEGETDSGGVAGLGDIVMVPPVRDARDRGVLQAKTMFTALTSDGVTDGHTTETLDAIVWCTGFRPALHHLRPLHLHADGSGIVLDGNHVRDEPNLLFLGYGDWTGPASATLIGVGRTARAAVDTVIRRGKVDQS; encoded by the coding sequence ATGACTTCGGAGGTGGTGGTGATCGGCGGCGGTCAGGCAGGACTGGCCGCCGGTTACTACCTGCGAAGGGCCGGTGTGGACTTCGTCATCCTCGACGATCAGACGCATGCAGGAGGCTCCTGGCAGGAGTACTGGCCGTCGCTGCACCTGTTCTCGCCTGCCGAGTACTCGCGATTACCCGGTTGGCCGATGCCGCCGTGGCACAGCGGCTTTCCGCCGGCGTCGCATGTGGTGGACTACCTCCGGGCATACGAGAAGAAGTACGAGTTGCCGGTGCGCAGGCCAGTCGACGTGAAGTCGGTGCATCGTACGACCGACGGCTATCGAGTCGATACCGACGGTGACTCCTACTGCGCCACAACGATCATCAATGCCACCGGCACATGGTCGCGACCGTTCTGGCCCAGCTACCCCGGGATGCGGCAGTTCGCGGGCCCGCAACTGCACGCTGCCGACTACCGGGTGCCTGATCCGTTCGCAGGCAAGCGCGTGGGCATCGTCGGTGGAGGAAACTCGGCTGCGCAGATTCTGGCCGAGATCTCCACCGTCGCCGACACCGCGTGGTTCACCAACCGCGAGCCCAGGTTTCTCCCCGACGATGTCGACGGACGAGTGCTGTTCGATGTCGCCAGCGATCGGGCTCGCGCTCTTGCCGAGGGTGAAACGGACTCCGGCGGCGTCGCCGGTCTGGGAGACATCGTGATGGTCCCGCCGGTGCGAGACGCCCGCGATCGTGGAGTTCTGCAGGCCAAGACGATGTTCACCGCACTCACTTCCGACGGCGTCACCGACGGGCACACGACAGAGACGCTGGACGCGATCGTGTGGTGCACCGGTTTCCGCCCTGCTCTGCATCACCTGCGGCCACTGCACCTGCACGCCGACGGGTCGGGAATCGTGCTGGACGGCAACCATGTTCGAGACGAGCCGAACCTGCTGTTTCTCGGCTACGGCGACTGGACCGGCCCAGCGTCGGCAACGCTCATCGGTGTCGGCCGCACAGCGCGTGCAGCCGTGGACACTGTCATTCGAAGAGGAAAGGTAGATCAGTCATGA
- a CDS encoding FAD-dependent oxidoreductase, translating into MNSYPVVVVGAGPIGLAAAAHLTETGSDVVVLERGPSAGSAVSEWNHVRLFSPWSEVVDPAAARLLEPTGWTAPDGDTYATGREWVEQYLAPLAAVLGDAIRTDSEVVGVARRGRDRVVDAGRDTEPLSVHIRHSDGSEERVLARAVVDASGTWGSPNPLGSEGLPAIGEKAAADRIDYRVPDLTDPATRSAFAGKHIVIAGSGHSALTAIITFAELAADEPGTTLTWAVRRGVTAEVFGGGEADELAARGALGQRAKKAVDDGFLTVVSGFRTETVAVEGDRLALIGDTGSRIDNVDRVVALTGFRPDLSWLSEVRLDLDPTLQAPKFVAELVDPNMHSCGSVSPHGVEELTQPEPGLYLVGMKSYGRAPTFLAMTGYEQVRSIAAELAGDHEGARKVELTLPDTGVCGGAGLFDEPDAPSTGGCCGAPAAPELITLGSPSGN; encoded by the coding sequence ATGAACTCATACCCCGTAGTAGTGGTCGGCGCAGGACCCATCGGTCTCGCCGCCGCGGCGCATCTGACCGAAACCGGTTCCGACGTAGTCGTTCTCGAACGCGGACCGTCGGCCGGATCGGCAGTGTCCGAGTGGAATCACGTTCGACTGTTCTCCCCGTGGTCCGAGGTCGTCGACCCCGCTGCCGCCCGGTTGCTCGAACCCACCGGCTGGACCGCGCCGGACGGCGACACCTACGCCACCGGACGCGAATGGGTGGAGCAGTACCTCGCGCCCCTGGCCGCCGTACTGGGCGACGCCATCCGAACCGACTCCGAGGTGGTCGGCGTCGCCCGCCGCGGACGCGACCGCGTGGTCGACGCCGGCCGCGACACCGAACCGCTGTCGGTGCACATCCGCCACTCCGACGGCAGCGAGGAACGCGTCCTCGCCCGCGCGGTCGTCGACGCGTCGGGCACCTGGGGATCACCGAATCCACTGGGCAGCGAGGGACTTCCGGCCATCGGTGAGAAGGCCGCCGCAGACCGGATCGACTACCGGGTGCCCGACCTGACCGACCCGGCGACTCGATCCGCATTCGCAGGCAAGCACATCGTCATCGCCGGCAGCGGACACTCCGCGCTGACCGCGATCATCACCTTCGCCGAACTCGCCGCCGACGAGCCCGGTACCACGCTCACCTGGGCCGTGCGTCGAGGCGTCACCGCAGAGGTCTTCGGCGGCGGGGAAGCGGACGAACTCGCCGCTCGTGGCGCTCTCGGTCAGCGCGCCAAGAAGGCGGTCGACGACGGCTTCCTCACCGTCGTCTCGGGCTTCCGAACCGAAACCGTTGCAGTGGAGGGGGATCGGCTCGCTCTGATCGGTGACACCGGATCGCGCATCGACAACGTCGATCGCGTCGTCGCGCTCACCGGGTTCCGCCCGGATCTGTCCTGGTTGTCCGAGGTTCGCCTCGACCTCGACCCCACCCTGCAGGCACCGAAATTCGTCGCAGAATTGGTGGACCCCAACATGCATTCGTGCGGATCGGTGTCCCCGCACGGCGTCGAGGAACTCACCCAGCCCGAACCGGGCCTGTACCTGGTGGGCATGAAGAGCTACGGCCGTGCACCGACATTCCTGGCGATGACCGGATACGAGCAGGTTCGCAGCATCGCCGCCGAACTCGCAGGCGACCACGAGGGCGCGCGAAAGGTGGAGCTGACACTTCCCGACACCGGCGTCTGCGGTGGCGCAGGCCTGTTCGACGAGCCCGACGCCCCGTCGACCGGCGGTTGCTGTGGTGCCCCCGCGGCACCGGAGTTGATCACCCTCGGATCGCCGTCGGGAAACTGA
- a CDS encoding sulfite exporter TauE/SafE family protein codes for MTVLDFGLLVVAGFFAGLIGFVTGLASLVSYPALLAVGLPAVSANVTNTVALVAAGVGATASSSAELAKDGKQLVRYAIYSALGGTTGAILLLNTPDGSFEVVVPFLVAMAAIALLLQPSIRKLSGDKQFPTLYPLGLFAVAIYGGYFGAGAGVIFLALALICTADTFWRASVLKSFFLGIANLIAAIIFSFSGHVNWWAALALAIGCFVGGACGPPTVKVISPIVLRIGVGILGLGLAGWLGYQAFG; via the coding sequence GTGACTGTGCTCGATTTCGGACTTCTGGTGGTGGCCGGGTTCTTCGCCGGGCTCATCGGGTTCGTCACCGGGCTCGCGTCGCTGGTGTCCTATCCTGCTCTGCTTGCAGTGGGTTTGCCTGCGGTGTCTGCGAACGTGACGAACACGGTCGCGTTGGTCGCCGCCGGTGTGGGCGCGACGGCGAGTTCCTCTGCCGAGCTCGCCAAGGACGGCAAGCAGCTGGTTCGCTACGCGATCTACTCTGCTCTGGGTGGTACCACCGGCGCGATTCTGTTGCTCAATACCCCGGACGGTTCGTTCGAGGTGGTCGTACCGTTCCTGGTGGCGATGGCAGCCATCGCGCTTTTACTGCAGCCGAGTATCCGAAAGCTGTCCGGAGACAAGCAGTTTCCGACGCTGTATCCGCTGGGGCTGTTCGCCGTGGCGATCTACGGCGGCTATTTCGGTGCCGGGGCCGGCGTCATCTTCCTCGCGCTGGCACTGATCTGTACGGCCGATACGTTCTGGCGCGCAAGCGTTCTGAAGAGCTTCTTCCTCGGCATCGCGAACCTGATTGCGGCGATCATCTTTTCGTTCTCCGGCCATGTGAACTGGTGGGCTGCGCTTGCGCTGGCGATCGGATGTTTCGTCGGCGGTGCCTGCGGGCCACCGACGGTCAAGGTGATTTCGCCGATCGTCTTGCGCATCGGCGTCGGGATTCTCGGTCTCGGTCTCGCCGGTTGGTTGGGCTACCAGGCGTTCGGCTGA
- a CDS encoding NTF2-like N-terminal transpeptidase domain-containing protein: protein MSRARRGPRKVRGRYLVAVAASATLTVSAVFWMVDRPPSEAEVLVSKFVDALDNRDVAAAAAMTTYPNAATAALNQMFDGLSAEGTSTGDFDLTQYMDLSDESGFFTLASAWNFGEGKDWKYSAQGSTKKLSVGWRIAWDPATLVPDLTSGGMVRYTRTDAAPPLIFDAANNVLMSERTINAISLDPAQMSDPAASTAQLADVIDVVAPLITSESMLAELNSARGAPITAVTLRDDDFAVLEDDLRAVPGVVVSPQPKLIVDDRRITSPVLDSLRSAWQEGRDATAGWAVDTYTVDGTGERRVGFQGPGGPDLHATLDPRVQLAAENAVVMAGSSASIVALSTSTGAILAAAQNSYANEQGDVVFGGSYPAGTASELVRAVQADRGEDSAEDAAAKLGLGINYSMPGLDAYTGTPADSRSAIDGIRTVSTASGDEATVTPFGLAQMAAAISRGSAPVPTIVAGQTAVANRESEAIGSDAANRLRGILADSSRSSGLDTFDGVQGFAGESGDDRFVLATSGDVAFAVYIEDADGGDQAVRMTSRLLQEMANPVG from the coding sequence ATGAGTCGTGCCCGTCGTGGCCCGCGCAAGGTCCGCGGTCGCTACCTCGTCGCAGTTGCAGCATCGGCGACGTTGACGGTCTCGGCAGTGTTCTGGATGGTCGATCGCCCGCCGAGCGAAGCCGAGGTGCTGGTCTCGAAGTTCGTCGACGCACTGGACAACCGAGATGTCGCTGCCGCTGCCGCGATGACGACCTACCCTAACGCCGCGACGGCCGCGCTGAACCAGATGTTCGACGGCTTGTCGGCCGAGGGCACCTCCACCGGCGACTTCGATTTGACTCAGTACATGGACCTCTCCGACGAGAGCGGCTTCTTCACGCTCGCGTCGGCGTGGAATTTCGGTGAGGGCAAGGACTGGAAGTACAGCGCTCAGGGCTCGACCAAGAAGCTCAGCGTCGGCTGGCGCATCGCGTGGGATCCGGCCACCCTCGTCCCCGACCTCACCTCGGGAGGGATGGTTCGCTACACCCGGACCGACGCCGCCCCGCCGCTGATCTTCGACGCCGCGAACAACGTGTTGATGAGCGAGCGCACCATCAACGCCATCTCCCTCGACCCGGCGCAGATGAGTGATCCGGCGGCGTCCACCGCGCAACTCGCGGACGTCATCGACGTCGTCGCACCGCTCATCACCTCCGAATCGATGCTGGCCGAACTGAATTCGGCCCGCGGTGCACCGATCACCGCAGTGACCTTGCGCGACGACGATTTCGCCGTCCTCGAAGACGATCTGCGCGCCGTGCCGGGAGTGGTGGTCTCTCCGCAACCCAAGCTCATCGTCGACGACCGTCGGATCACCTCACCCGTGCTCGACTCTTTGCGAAGTGCGTGGCAGGAAGGACGCGACGCCACCGCAGGTTGGGCCGTCGACACCTACACCGTCGACGGAACCGGCGAACGCCGCGTCGGCTTCCAGGGACCCGGCGGACCGGACCTGCACGCGACACTCGACCCGCGCGTTCAACTCGCCGCCGAGAACGCAGTTGTCATGGCGGGGTCGTCGGCGTCGATCGTCGCCCTGTCCACCTCGACCGGCGCGATTCTCGCTGCGGCACAGAACAGTTACGCGAACGAGCAGGGCGACGTCGTGTTCGGGGGCTCCTACCCGGCAGGCACCGCGTCGGAGTTGGTGAGAGCAGTGCAGGCCGATCGCGGTGAGGACAGTGCCGAAGATGCAGCTGCGAAGTTGGGTCTCGGTATCAACTACTCGATGCCCGGACTCGACGCCTACACAGGAACTCCCGCCGACAGTCGCAGCGCGATCGACGGCATCAGGACCGTGTCCACCGCCTCCGGGGACGAGGCGACGGTGACTCCGTTCGGACTCGCGCAGATGGCGGCCGCGATCTCTCGGGGCAGCGCTCCCGTTCCGACGATCGTCGCCGGTCAGACCGCCGTCGCGAATCGTGAGTCCGAGGCAATCGGTTCGGATGCGGCAAACCGGTTGCGCGGCATACTGGCCGACTCGTCGCGCAGTAGTGGTCTCGACACCTTCGACGGTGTGCAGGGATTCGCCGGGGAAAGTGGTGACGATCGCTTCGTGCTCGCGACCAGTGGTGACGTCGCGTTCGCGGTGTACATCGAAGACGCGGACGGTGGAGATCAGGCAGTGCGTATGACGAGCCGGTTGCTGCAGGAAATGGCGAACCCGGTGGGGTGA
- a CDS encoding penicillin-binding transpeptidase domain-containing protein — MIDPVRTSRRPTTLAAIVSVLALVLAACGHGGPDQPQTVAEQFAAAVNSANIDQAAALTTDPAGATEALTELYDGLSAGGTVTATPDFEAADANEDVGTFTLNAGWRFSTTTDGTAEPDGEPKEWNYTTTATAAETEQGWKITWDPAMLVPGLTADSSVRFTPTDALVAPRIFDGNGVELMSQQVVTLVNVDSTADPVAVANLVGSVVPGITAESIAATVAAAQGNSATIVSLRQSDIDPIGAQLATIPGVTLAPQTRLLATDRNLVSPVLSDLTTLWEQEQAANRGWAVQAVAADGTVTPLAGRDAGTGDDIATTLDSALQLKAENALASLPQQAAIVALRPSTGAVLAVAQNAAADAEGPIALTGLYPPGSTFKTVTTSAALQSGAVTPDTVLPCPSTENIEGRQIPNDDNFDLGDVPLHTAFAKSCNTTMGRLGVALPPNGLTDAAAQYGLGVDYVTPGLTTVTGSVPSADTPAQRVESAIGQGQVTASPFGMALVASSIANNGLLPPTVVPGEPGVGNMQPAAVNPQVTEQIKTMMRETITGGTATSLSDIPGLLGKTGTAEFGANNEGAHGWFVGISGDLAFAVFVNDAGSSTPAVEAAGRFLR, encoded by the coding sequence ATGATCGACCCCGTGCGCACTTCGAGAAGACCGACGACTCTGGCCGCGATCGTGTCCGTACTGGCATTGGTGCTCGCTGCCTGCGGTCACGGTGGTCCCGATCAGCCGCAGACTGTCGCCGAGCAGTTCGCGGCCGCTGTCAACAGCGCAAATATCGACCAGGCAGCTGCGTTGACCACCGATCCGGCCGGCGCGACGGAGGCGCTCACCGAGCTGTACGACGGGCTTTCGGCAGGCGGAACGGTGACGGCGACTCCCGATTTCGAGGCCGCCGACGCCAACGAGGATGTCGGCACGTTCACGTTGAACGCCGGTTGGCGCTTCTCGACGACCACCGACGGCACCGCCGAACCGGACGGCGAGCCGAAGGAATGGAACTACACGACCACTGCGACAGCGGCGGAGACCGAGCAGGGCTGGAAGATCACCTGGGATCCGGCGATGTTGGTTCCGGGCCTGACGGCCGACTCATCGGTTCGATTCACTCCGACGGATGCGCTCGTCGCGCCTCGCATCTTCGACGGCAACGGCGTCGAACTGATGTCGCAGCAGGTGGTCACCCTCGTCAACGTCGATTCGACGGCCGATCCCGTAGCTGTCGCGAATCTCGTCGGATCCGTCGTTCCGGGTATCACTGCCGAGTCCATCGCTGCGACTGTTGCTGCTGCACAAGGTAATTCAGCGACTATAGTCTCGCTTCGGCAGTCGGATATCGACCCCATCGGTGCCCAGCTCGCCACCATCCCCGGTGTCACGCTCGCGCCGCAGACGCGACTGTTGGCCACCGATCGCAACCTCGTCTCGCCGGTACTCAGTGATCTGACGACGCTGTGGGAGCAGGAGCAGGCGGCCAATCGTGGATGGGCCGTGCAGGCCGTTGCAGCCGATGGCACCGTCACCCCGCTCGCCGGCCGCGATGCCGGAACCGGCGACGACATTGCGACCACCCTGGATTCGGCGCTGCAGCTCAAAGCCGAGAATGCCCTCGCGTCGCTGCCGCAGCAGGCGGCCATCGTTGCGCTTCGGCCGTCGACCGGGGCGGTTCTCGCCGTGGCACAGAATGCCGCCGCGGATGCCGAAGGCCCGATCGCCCTCACCGGTCTGTACCCACCGGGGTCGACGTTCAAGACGGTGACCACTTCGGCTGCACTGCAGTCCGGTGCCGTCACCCCCGATACCGTGCTGCCGTGCCCGTCGACGGAGAACATCGAGGGCAGGCAGATCCCGAACGACGACAACTTCGATCTCGGCGACGTGCCGCTGCACACCGCCTTCGCCAAGTCCTGCAACACGACGATGGGCCGCCTCGGCGTGGCACTCCCGCCGAACGGACTGACCGACGCGGCCGCGCAGTACGGCCTCGGCGTCGACTACGTCACCCCGGGTCTGACGACCGTCACCGGTTCGGTGCCGTCGGCCGACACTCCGGCTCAGCGGGTCGAATCCGCCATCGGTCAGGGGCAGGTGACCGCGTCGCCGTTCGGAATGGCGCTGGTCGCGTCGTCGATCGCGAACAACGGATTGCTCCCACCGACGGTGGTCCCCGGTGAGCCCGGAGTGGGAAACATGCAGCCGGCAGCAGTGAACCCGCAGGTCACCGAGCAGATCAAGACCATGATGCGCGAGACGATCACCGGCGGCACCGCGACGTCGCTCAGCGACATCCCCGGGTTGCTCGGCAAGACCGGCACCGCCGAATTCGGTGCCAACAACGAAGGAGCTCACGGCTGGTTCGTCGGAATTTCCGGCGACCTTGCGTTCGCGGTGTTCGTGAACGACGCGGGTAGCTCGACGCCGGCCGTCGAGGCTGCTGGTCGTTTTCTGCGGTAG
- a CDS encoding ABC-F family ATP-binding cassette domain-containing protein, giving the protein MPHSSSLSISNLTFSWPDGDPVFDAMSAIFPSGTTGLIGSNGAGKSTLLRLLAGELTPQRGSISMPGVLGYLRQDVTLDPDLPVDRVLDIDSAREALHRIESGSSDEDDFAIVGSAWDVEERALALLDKLGLGSIVGSLDDLDRRVDTLSGGEAMLLALTAELLAGPDVLLLDEPTNNLDQVARQRLYTAVDGYSGVLIVCTHDLELLERVDSIAEVRAERSGVSRLRMFGGNYRHYRSVVDAEQEAARATVRDAKNDVRKQERELIDTRIKLDRRQRFGKKMEEQKRVPPILAGRRKRAAQESAGKLRGTHSDRVDDARSSLSAAEDLLRDDREIRVDLPATEVHAGQVALTHDDIHIVGPERIALIGPNGSGKTTLLRALDATGAEVPWKYLPQRLDVFDESRTVAQNVSDVAPHATAEQIRGQLARFLFRGSDADAVVSTLSGGERLRAALARILLAEPAPKLLMLDEPTNNLDITSRQHLIDALEKFEGALIIASHDRPFLDAIAPTRTIDLTPTAESDREAPARGESM; this is encoded by the coding sequence ATGCCTCATTCGTCATCACTGTCTATTTCGAACCTGACCTTCTCCTGGCCGGACGGCGACCCCGTGTTCGACGCCATGTCGGCCATCTTCCCCAGCGGCACAACAGGTCTCATCGGCTCCAACGGTGCGGGGAAGTCGACCCTGCTGAGATTGCTCGCCGGGGAATTGACACCGCAACGAGGTTCCATCTCGATGCCGGGCGTCTTGGGGTACCTGCGCCAGGACGTCACACTGGACCCAGACCTGCCCGTGGATCGGGTGCTGGACATCGATTCGGCGCGAGAAGCACTGCACCGCATAGAATCCGGATCCTCCGACGAGGACGACTTCGCAATTGTCGGGTCGGCGTGGGACGTCGAGGAGCGTGCTCTGGCCTTGCTGGACAAGCTCGGCCTCGGCAGCATCGTCGGCTCCCTCGACGACCTCGATCGACGGGTCGACACCCTGTCGGGCGGCGAGGCCATGCTGCTCGCGCTCACTGCGGAGTTACTGGCCGGGCCTGACGTACTGCTGCTGGACGAACCGACCAACAACCTCGATCAGGTTGCGCGCCAACGCCTGTACACGGCGGTCGACGGCTACTCAGGCGTGCTGATCGTGTGTACTCACGATCTCGAACTACTCGAACGCGTCGACTCCATCGCCGAGGTGCGGGCAGAGCGCAGCGGAGTTTCGCGGCTCCGTATGTTCGGCGGCAACTATCGACACTATCGCTCGGTCGTCGACGCCGAACAGGAGGCGGCACGGGCCACGGTCCGCGATGCCAAGAACGACGTCCGCAAGCAGGAACGCGAATTGATCGACACCCGAATCAAACTCGATCGGCGTCAGCGCTTCGGCAAGAAGATGGAAGAGCAGAAGCGCGTGCCTCCGATCCTCGCGGGCCGTCGCAAGCGGGCGGCCCAGGAATCGGCCGGCAAGCTCCGCGGTACCCACAGCGATCGCGTCGACGACGCCCGATCGTCGCTGTCGGCCGCCGAGGATCTCCTGCGCGACGACCGCGAGATACGCGTCGACCTCCCGGCAACCGAAGTGCATGCGGGACAGGTGGCCCTGACCCATGACGATATCCACATCGTGGGTCCGGAGCGCATCGCCCTGATCGGCCCGAACGGCAGCGGCAAGACCACCCTGTTGCGGGCTCTGGACGCCACAGGGGCAGAGGTGCCGTGGAAGTATCTACCGCAGCGACTCGACGTCTTCGATGAATCCCGCACCGTCGCCCAGAACGTATCCGACGTCGCTCCGCACGCCACCGCCGAACAGATCCGAGGCCAACTCGCCCGCTTCCTGTTCCGTGGATCCGACGCCGACGCCGTCGTCTCCACCCTCTCCGGAGGAGAGCGACTCCGGGCCGCACTGGCGCGAATTCTGCTGGCAGAACCTGCCCCGAAACTACTGATGCTCGACGAGCCGACGAACAACCTCGACATCACCAGCCGCCAGCACCTGATCGATGCGCTCGAGAAATTCGAGGGTGCGCTGATCATCGCCAGCCACGACCGACCGTTCCTCGACGCCATCGCCCCCACCCGCACCATCGACCTCACCCCGACCGCCGAGTCCGACCGCGAAGCGCCCGCCCGTGGGGAGTCAATGTGA
- a CDS encoding alpha/beta fold hydrolase, giving the protein MEYASNADDGTRIAYTVVGSGPPLLMVHGSFLTHTIWRTFGYVKALRGSRQLILIDSRGHGRSEKPHTPDAYAMSSIVGDLTAVLDAVGVDTVDYLGYSFGARAGLALTAARPERVRSLAVGGGSHGAQAGAFDRLFFPGCSDVLEQRGMDGFLEAWSSHRMFPIDAGTRAVFSANDAQAMAAYIRASDADPGLPDEALQHVTQPSLFYVGNQDGTRLDDTRAAAALVPNSELHVIRGFDHATTMAASDEVLGALERFWDN; this is encoded by the coding sequence GTGGAGTACGCCTCGAATGCAGACGATGGGACACGGATCGCGTACACGGTGGTGGGGTCCGGGCCGCCGTTGTTGATGGTGCACGGCAGTTTTCTGACGCACACGATCTGGCGGACGTTCGGCTATGTGAAGGCCCTGCGTGGCAGTCGGCAGTTGATTTTGATCGACAGTCGCGGGCACGGCCGCAGCGAGAAGCCCCATACTCCCGACGCGTATGCGATGAGCAGTATCGTCGGCGATCTGACGGCGGTGCTCGACGCAGTGGGTGTCGACACCGTCGACTATCTGGGGTATTCGTTCGGGGCCCGGGCGGGCTTGGCGTTGACAGCGGCGAGGCCCGAGCGAGTGCGATCACTGGCTGTCGGCGGCGGTAGTCACGGCGCTCAGGCCGGCGCGTTCGATCGCCTGTTCTTTCCCGGGTGCTCGGATGTGTTGGAGCAGCGCGGCATGGACGGCTTTCTCGAGGCGTGGAGCAGCCACCGCATGTTCCCTATCGACGCCGGAACCCGAGCGGTGTTCTCCGCCAACGACGCCCAGGCCATGGCTGCGTACATCCGAGCGTCCGACGCCGATCCCGGCCTACCCGACGAGGCGTTGCAGCACGTCACCCAGCCGTCATTGTTCTACGTCGGCAATCAGGACGGCACCAGGCTCGACGACACCCGAGCTGCCGCAGCGTTGGTGCCGAACTCCGAGTTGCATGTCATCCGCGGATTCGACCACGCGACGACGATGGCGGCGTCCGATGAGGTCCTCGGGGCTCTCGAACGGTTCTGGGACAACTGA
- a CDS encoding AMP-binding protein — translation MGITRAGGNMVESAYTAFRNARDLLLDAYGEYDRAVATFEWPSFGETFNWAIDWFDAIARGNDGTALWIVEENGSEAKYSFDDIARRSDQVARWLEQQGIGRGDSVILMLGNQVELWEAMLAVMKLGAVLMPTTTAIGSADLTDRVVRGNARAVIVNPSDTGKFDEVPGDYLRIATSACDGWVDYAEARGVEAVPFESVTAPADRLLMYFTSGTTSKPKLVEHTQISYPVGHLSTMYFLGLRPGDVHLNISSPGWAKHAWSCFFAPWIAEATIFIYNYGKFDAKALLEQIRRAEVTTFCAPPTVWRMLIQADLAGGGGSLREAIGAGEPLNPEVISRVQQEWGLSIRDGFGQTETTALVANTPGAVLKSGSMGRPLPGVPVVIVDPTTGELADEGEICLDLAQNPFNLMTGYLGDPERNAAVMADGYYHTGDVAARDSEGYITYVGRTDDVFKASDYKISPFELESVLIEHPAVAEAAVVPAPDETRLAVPKAYVALASGWEPNEDTAFEILKYAREHLAPFLRVRRIEFFELPKTISGKIRRVELRAREDAAVGPLDNEWRDDQFPALKRH, via the coding sequence ATGGGCATCACACGCGCAGGAGGAAACATGGTCGAATCGGCATACACGGCATTCAGGAACGCACGCGATCTTCTACTCGACGCCTACGGCGAGTACGACCGCGCAGTAGCAACTTTCGAATGGCCGTCGTTCGGTGAGACGTTCAACTGGGCGATCGATTGGTTCGATGCGATCGCGCGAGGCAACGACGGCACCGCGCTGTGGATAGTCGAGGAGAACGGCAGCGAGGCCAAGTACAGCTTCGACGACATCGCTCGTCGCTCCGACCAGGTCGCCAGGTGGCTCGAGCAGCAGGGAATCGGCCGCGGCGACTCGGTGATCCTGATGCTCGGCAACCAGGTGGAGCTGTGGGAAGCGATGCTCGCGGTGATGAAGCTGGGCGCGGTGTTGATGCCGACCACCACGGCCATCGGATCCGCCGACCTCACCGATCGCGTGGTACGCGGCAATGCGCGCGCCGTGATCGTGAACCCCTCGGACACCGGCAAATTCGACGAGGTCCCCGGTGACTACCTGCGCATCGCCACCTCCGCGTGTGATGGTTGGGTCGACTATGCCGAGGCACGTGGCGTCGAGGCCGTACCGTTCGAGTCGGTGACCGCTCCCGCCGACCGTCTGCTGATGTACTTCACCTCCGGCACCACCAGCAAGCCCAAGCTCGTCGAGCACACGCAGATCTCCTACCCCGTAGGGCATCTGAGCACCATGTACTTCCTCGGGCTGCGTCCGGGCGACGTGCACCTGAACATCAGCTCCCCGGGGTGGGCCAAGCATGCGTGGAGTTGCTTCTTCGCGCCGTGGATCGCCGAGGCGACGATCTTCATCTACAACTACGGAAAATTCGACGCGAAAGCACTGCTCGAGCAGATCCGAAGGGCCGAGGTGACGACGTTCTGTGCACCACCGACGGTGTGGCGCATGCTGATTCAAGCCGATCTCGCCGGCGGCGGTGGTTCGCTGCGCGAGGCCATCGGAGCAGGGGAACCGCTCAACCCCGAGGTGATCTCGCGGGTGCAGCAGGAGTGGGGCCTGAGCATCCGCGACGGGTTCGGCCAGACCGAAACCACTGCACTGGTGGCAAATACCCCCGGCGCGGTACTGAAGTCCGGGTCGATGGGGAGACCGCTGCCGGGCGTTCCGGTGGTGATCGTCGACCCCACCACCGGCGAACTCGCCGACGAGGGCGAAATCTGCCTCGACCTGGCCCAGAACCCGTTCAACCTGATGACCGGCTACCTCGGCGACCCCGAACGCAATGCCGCTGTCATGGCCGACGGCTACTACCACACCGGCGACGTCGCAGCACGGGACTCCGAGGGCTACATCACCTACGTCGGCCGCACCGACGACGTGTTCAAGGCCTCGGATTACAAGATCTCCCCGTTCGAGCTCGAAAGCGTACTCATCGAACACCCCGCCGTCGCCGAAGCCGCGGTGGTGCCCGCCCCCGACGAGACGCGACTGGCCGTTCCCAAGGCATATGTGGCATTGGCGTCGGGCTGGGAACCCAACGAGGACACTGCATTCGAGATTCTCAAGTACGCCCGAGAGCACCTGGCACCGTTCCTGCGTGTACGCCGTATCGAGTTCTTCGAGCTACCGAAAACGATCTCCGGCAAGATCCGTCGAGTGGAGTTGCGAGCCCGCGAGGATGCGGCCGTGGGTCCGCTGGACAACGAGTGGCGTGACGACCAGTTTCCTGCACTGAAGAGACACTGA